A genomic stretch from Panthera uncia isolate 11264 chromosome E3, Puncia_PCG_1.0, whole genome shotgun sequence includes:
- the RABGEF1 gene encoding rab5 GDP/GTP exchange factor isoform X1, with protein MSLKSERRGIHVDQSELLCKKGCGYYGNPAWQGFCSKCWREEYHKARQKQIQEDWELAERLQREEEEAFASSQSSQGAQSLTFSKFEEKKTNEKTRKVTTVKKFFSASSRVGSKKAEIQEAKAPSPSINRQTSIETDRVSKEFIEFLKTFHKTGQEIYKQTKLFLEAMHYKRDLSIEEQSEFTQDFYQNVTERMQTRGKVPPEKVEKIMDQIEKYIMTRLYKYVFCPETTDDEKKDLAIQKRIRALHWVTPQMLCVPVNEEISEVSDMVVKAITDIIEMDSKRVPRDKLACITKCSKHIFNAIKITKNEPASADDFLPTLIYIVLKGNPPRLQSNIQYITRFCNPSRLMTGEDGYYFTNLCCAVAFIEKLDAQSLNLSQEDFDRYMSGQTSPRKQESENWSPDACLGVKQMYKNLDLLSQLNERQERIMSEAKKLEKDLIEWTDGIAKEVQDIVEKYPLEIKPPNQSLAAIDSENVENDKLPPPLQPQVYAG; from the exons ATGAGCCTGAAGTCTGAACGCCGTGGAATTCACGTGGATCAGTCGGAGCTCCTATGCAAGAAAGGATGTGGTTACTATGGCAACCCTGCTTGGCAGGGTTTCTGCTCCAAGTGCTGGAGGGAAGAGTACCACAAAGCCAGGCAGAAGCAGATTCAGGAGGATTGGGAACTGGCAGAGCG ACTTCAgcgggaggaggaagaggccttTGCCAGCAGTCAGAGCAGCCAGGGGGCCCAATCCCTTACATTTTccaagtttgaagaaaaaaaaaccaatgagaAGACCCGCAAGGTTACCACAGTGAAGAAATTCTTCAGTGCTTCATCCAGGGTTGGATCAAAGAAgg CAGAAATTCAGGAAGCAAAAGCTCCCAGTCCTTCCATAAACCGGCAAACCAGCATTGAAACGGATAGAGTGTCTAAAGAGTTCATAGAATTTCTCAAGACCTTCCACAAGACAGGCCAAGAAATCTATAAGCAGACCAAGCTGTTTTTGGAAGCAATGCATTACAAAAGG GATTTAAGCATTGAGGAACAGTCAGAGTTTACTCAGGATTTCTACCAGAATGTGACTGAAAGAATGCAGACTCGTGGAAAAG TGCCTCCGGAAAAAGTTGAGAAGATAATGGATCAGATCGAAAAGTACATCATGACTCGTCTCTATAAGTATGTGTTCTGTCCAGAAACTACCGATGATGAGAAGAAAGATCTCGCTATTCAAAAGAGGATACG agccctgcactgggtcaCGCCTCAGATGCTTTGCGTCCCTGTTAATGAAGAAATTTCCGAAGTATCTGATATGGTGGTGAAAGCAATCACAG ATATCATTGAAATGGATTCTAAGCGTGTACCTCGAGATAAGTTGGCCTGCATCACCAAGTGTAGCAAGCACATCTTCAATGCCATTAAGATCACCAAGAACGAGCCAGCGTCAGCCGATGACTTTTTACCCACTCTCATCTACATTGTTTTGAAGGGCAACCCCCCACGCCTTCAGTCCAATATCCAGTATATCACCCGCTTCTGCAACCCAAGCCGATTGATGACTGGAGAGGATGGCTACTATTTCACCAATCTG TGCTGTGCTGTGGCTTTCATTGAGAAGTTAGATGCTCAGTCTTTGAATTTAAGTCAGGAAGATTTTGATCGATACATGTCCGGCCAGACTTCTCCCAGGAAGCAAGAATCTGAGAATTGGTCTCCTGATGCTTGCTTAGGGGTTAAGCAAATGTATAAGAACTTGGATCTTCTGTCTCAGTTGAATGAACGGCAAGAAAGGATCATGAGTGAAGCCAAGAAACTTGAAAAAGACCTCATAGAGTGGACAGATGGAATTGCAAAAGAGGTTCAAGACATTGTTGAGAAGTATCCACTCGAAATTAAGCCCCCGAATCAGTCTTTAGCAGCTATTGACtctgaaaatgttgaaaatgataAACTGCCTCCACCATTGCAACCTCAAGTTTATGCAGGATGA
- the RABGEF1 gene encoding rab5 GDP/GTP exchange factor isoform X2: MSLKSERRGIHVDQSELLCKKGCGYYGNPAWQGFCSKCWREEYHKARQKQIQEDWELAERLQREEEEAFASSQSSQGAQSLTFSKFEEKKTNEKTRKVTTVKKFFSASSRVGSKKEIQEAKAPSPSINRQTSIETDRVSKEFIEFLKTFHKTGQEIYKQTKLFLEAMHYKRDLSIEEQSEFTQDFYQNVTERMQTRGKVPPEKVEKIMDQIEKYIMTRLYKYVFCPETTDDEKKDLAIQKRIRALHWVTPQMLCVPVNEEISEVSDMVVKAITDIIEMDSKRVPRDKLACITKCSKHIFNAIKITKNEPASADDFLPTLIYIVLKGNPPRLQSNIQYITRFCNPSRLMTGEDGYYFTNLCCAVAFIEKLDAQSLNLSQEDFDRYMSGQTSPRKQESENWSPDACLGVKQMYKNLDLLSQLNERQERIMSEAKKLEKDLIEWTDGIAKEVQDIVEKYPLEIKPPNQSLAAIDSENVENDKLPPPLQPQVYAG; this comes from the exons ATGAGCCTGAAGTCTGAACGCCGTGGAATTCACGTGGATCAGTCGGAGCTCCTATGCAAGAAAGGATGTGGTTACTATGGCAACCCTGCTTGGCAGGGTTTCTGCTCCAAGTGCTGGAGGGAAGAGTACCACAAAGCCAGGCAGAAGCAGATTCAGGAGGATTGGGAACTGGCAGAGCG ACTTCAgcgggaggaggaagaggccttTGCCAGCAGTCAGAGCAGCCAGGGGGCCCAATCCCTTACATTTTccaagtttgaagaaaaaaaaaccaatgagaAGACCCGCAAGGTTACCACAGTGAAGAAATTCTTCAGTGCTTCATCCAGGGTTGGATCAAAGAAgg AAATTCAGGAAGCAAAAGCTCCCAGTCCTTCCATAAACCGGCAAACCAGCATTGAAACGGATAGAGTGTCTAAAGAGTTCATAGAATTTCTCAAGACCTTCCACAAGACAGGCCAAGAAATCTATAAGCAGACCAAGCTGTTTTTGGAAGCAATGCATTACAAAAGG GATTTAAGCATTGAGGAACAGTCAGAGTTTACTCAGGATTTCTACCAGAATGTGACTGAAAGAATGCAGACTCGTGGAAAAG TGCCTCCGGAAAAAGTTGAGAAGATAATGGATCAGATCGAAAAGTACATCATGACTCGTCTCTATAAGTATGTGTTCTGTCCAGAAACTACCGATGATGAGAAGAAAGATCTCGCTATTCAAAAGAGGATACG agccctgcactgggtcaCGCCTCAGATGCTTTGCGTCCCTGTTAATGAAGAAATTTCCGAAGTATCTGATATGGTGGTGAAAGCAATCACAG ATATCATTGAAATGGATTCTAAGCGTGTACCTCGAGATAAGTTGGCCTGCATCACCAAGTGTAGCAAGCACATCTTCAATGCCATTAAGATCACCAAGAACGAGCCAGCGTCAGCCGATGACTTTTTACCCACTCTCATCTACATTGTTTTGAAGGGCAACCCCCCACGCCTTCAGTCCAATATCCAGTATATCACCCGCTTCTGCAACCCAAGCCGATTGATGACTGGAGAGGATGGCTACTATTTCACCAATCTG TGCTGTGCTGTGGCTTTCATTGAGAAGTTAGATGCTCAGTCTTTGAATTTAAGTCAGGAAGATTTTGATCGATACATGTCCGGCCAGACTTCTCCCAGGAAGCAAGAATCTGAGAATTGGTCTCCTGATGCTTGCTTAGGGGTTAAGCAAATGTATAAGAACTTGGATCTTCTGTCTCAGTTGAATGAACGGCAAGAAAGGATCATGAGTGAAGCCAAGAAACTTGAAAAAGACCTCATAGAGTGGACAGATGGAATTGCAAAAGAGGTTCAAGACATTGTTGAGAAGTATCCACTCGAAATTAAGCCCCCGAATCAGTCTTTAGCAGCTATTGACtctgaaaatgttgaaaatgataAACTGCCTCCACCATTGCAACCTCAAGTTTATGCAGGATGA